A section of the Platichthys flesus chromosome 22, fPlaFle2.1, whole genome shotgun sequence genome encodes:
- the LOC133933681 gene encoding aryl hydrocarbon receptor-like — MYAGRKRRKPAQKGVPLVTRVKPTPAEGAKSNPSKRHRDRLNGELDRLAGLLPFPEDVVSSLDKLSILRLSVSFLRTKNFFSVALKSQTPTGLNKLSDQHNDGKTPGSADTQMPEGELLLQALNGFVLAVTAEGIVFFCSHTIQDYLGFHQTDVMHQSVFELIHTEDQQEFRRNLHWALDPPVGPPTDPSTDGESESTSSCLVSYNPDQLPPENSSFLERGFICRFRCLLDNSSGFLALNIQGRLKFLHGQSRQPSGSEAGTPPQLALFAIATPIQPPAILEIRTRNMIFRTKHKLDFTPMACDAKGKIVLGYTEAELRVRGSGYQFIHAADMLYCAENHVRMMKTGESGLTVFRLLTKENRWAWVQANARLVYKNGKPDYIIATQRPLVEEEGGETLRKRSMHLPFTFATGEALLYQTGHPLHGFPESFQGKAKGSKSKKGKVDRSSSDELDPKSLLGALMSQDESVYVCHPDMEKKMTYQSSLTGEQPSQTDGFTGLFGADSWQIVSNGETGRCNGKAASFDPLLATLDSLSLDGDETCSNSELFSALENLGLNAEDLELLLLDERMIQVELDPNHIPSLSDLLTNNEILSYIHDSLEGGNEGGEPAGFGLLGHPPNTDSAHSVSQQDYSTAAVPAAPPSSRQPIVQLSQQMQQHVRAGELVKGQLGQIQPLDTNGHWMVTTENLHHPNNHTHLHPHTVLKASQLNGDHKHLHSLLGLSQQWQLQQDQYPVHLQSHQQENSQSGLLPGFHNQLGLSRSHTSNGHAAFPAHTEVEHTGYSISNSVIMQDVWAQQKHQQMMQEAQVPPSGLSQCPSQSSSLDLEQLLGLSQPQHSLPSLEAYGMFSTGAEDHGKLENGCLLSATNAAYIKTCLMPNGNGVATEDIPVSCPEGLAALQDPQTSGFFL, encoded by the exons ATGTACgcggggaggaagaggaggaaaccgGCTCAGAAGGG TGTTCCCCTCGTAACCAGAGTGAAGCCGACCCCGGCTGAAGGGGCCAAGTCCAACCCGTCCAAACGCCACCGGGACCGGCTGAACGGGGAGCTGGACCGGCTGGCCGGCCTGCTGCCGTTCCCCGAGGACGTGGTGTCCAGCCTGGACAAGCTGTCCATCCTGAGGCTCAGCGTCAGCTTCCTCCGCACCAAGAACTTCTTCTCAG tggcGCTGAAGAGCCAGACGCCCACCGGCCTGAACAAGCTCAGCGATCAACACAACGACGGCAAGACGCCGGGTTCAGCTGACACACAAATGCCTGagggggagctgctgctgcag GCCCTGAACGGCTTCGTCCTGGCGGTGACGGCCGAGGGAATCGTCTTCTTCTGCTCTCACACCATCCAGGACTACCTGGGTTTCCATCAG ACCGACGTGATGCATCAGAGTGTGTTTGAGCTGATTCACACTGAAGACCAGCAGGAGTTCAGGAGGAACCTGCACTGGGCCCTCGACCCCCCTGTCGGCCCCCCCACAGATCCCTCTACAG ATGGGGAGTCGGAGTCGACCTCTTCTTGCCTCGTGAGCTACAACCCCGACCAGCTTCCACCTGAGAACTCCTCCTTCCTGGAGAGAGGCTTCATCTGCCGCTTCCGCTGTCTGCTGGACAACTCCTCCGGCTTCCTG GCGCTGAACATCCAGGGTCGCTTGAAGTTCCTCCACGGTCAGAGCCGTCAGCCGAGTGGCAGCGAGGCCGGGACGCCGCCTCAGCTCGCTCTCTTCGCCATCGCCACGCCCATCCAGCCTCCAGCCATCCTGGAGATCAGAACGAGGAACATGATCTTTAGGACCAAGCACAAGCTCGACTTCACTCCCATGGCCTGCGACGCAAA GGGTAAAATAGTCCTGGGCTACACCGAGGCGGAGCTGAGGGTCCGAGGCTCTGGTTACCAGTTCATCCACGCTGCCGACATGTTGTACTGTGCAGAAAACCACGTGAGAA TGATGAAGACCGGAGAGAGCGGCCTCACCGTCTTCAGGCTGCTCACCAAGGAGAACCGGTGGGCGTGGGTCCAGGCCAACGCCCGGCTCGTCTACAAGAACGGAAAGCCCGACTACATCATCGCCACCCAGAGGCCTCTGGT ggaagaggaaggaggggaaacCCTGAGGAAGCGATCTATGCACCTTCCTTTTACCTTCGCCACCGGGGAGGCGCTGCTCTACCAGACCGGGCATCCGCTGCACGGCTTCCCTGAATCCTTCCAGGGCAAAGCCAAAGGCAGCAAGTCCAAAAAGGGCAAAGTGGACCGGAGCTCTTCAGATGAGCTGGACCCAAAGTCCCTGCTGGGAGCTCTGATGAGCCAGGACGAGTCTGTGTACGTCTGCCATCCCGACATGGAGAAGAAGATGACCTATCAGAGCAGCCTGACTGGGGAGCAGCCGAGCCAGACTGATGGTTTCACTGGTTTATTTGGTGCTGACAGCTGGCAAATCGTATCCAACGGGGAGACAGGAAGATGCAACGGTAAAGCAGCCAGTTTCGACCCCCTGCTGGCCACCTTGGACTCCTTGTCTCTGGACGGGGACGAGACGTGCTCCAACAGCGAGCTCTTCAGCGCTCTGGAGAACCTGGGCCTGAACGCTGAAGACCtggagctcctgctgctggacGAGAGGATGATTCAGGTGGAGCTGGACCCAAACCACATCCCCTCCCTCAGCGACCTGCTCACCAACAATGAAATCCTCTCCTATATCCACGACTCCCTGGAGGGTGGCAACGAGGGAGGGGAACCGGCTGGATTTGGACTTTTGGGCCACCCGCCGAACACAGACTCCGCCCACAGCGTCTCCCAACAGGACTATTCCACAGCTGCCGTCCCTGCAGCCCCCCCCAGCAGCCGGCAGCCCATCGTCCAGCTCTCGCAACAGATGCAGCAACACGTCCGAGCAGGTGAGCTGGTGAAAGGGCAGCTGGGGCAGATCCAGCCTCTGGACACCAACGGTCACTGGATGGTCACGACGGAGAACCTCCATCACCCCAACAACCACACCCACCTCCACCCGCACACTGTGCTCAAAGCCTCACAGCTGAACGGTGACCACAAACACCTTCATTCCCTTCTGGGATTGAGTCAACAGTGGCAGCTCCAACAAGACCAGTACCCAGTGCACCTCCAGTCCCACCAGCAGGAGAACAGCCAGAGCGGTTTGCTACCTGGTTTCCACAACCAGCTGGGACTGAGCAGATCTCACACCTCAAACGGACACGCAGCCTTCCCAGCGCACACGGAGGTGGAGCACACCGGCTACAGCATCTCCAACAGTGTGATCATGCAGGATGTATGGGCCCAACAGAAACACCAGCAGATGATGCAGGAGGCTCAGGTTCCTCCATCAGGTTTGTCCCAGTGTCCCAGTCAGAGCTCCTCGCTGGACTTAGAGCAGCTACTGGGTCTGTCCCAGCCACAGCACAGCCTGCCGTCCCTGGAGGCCTACGGCATGTTCAGCACCGGGGCAGAAGACCATGGCAAG CTGGAGAACGGCTGCCTCCTCAGTGCCACCAACGCAGCGTACATCAAGACGTGTCTGATGCCCAACGGGAACGGAGTGGCCACC